In Ctenopharyngodon idella isolate HZGC_01 chromosome 20, HZGC01, whole genome shotgun sequence, the following proteins share a genomic window:
- the LOC127502363 gene encoding NADH dehydrogenase [ubiquinone] 1 beta subcomplex subunit 1-like, with protein MVNFAAAIREHWVNILVPLGFVIGVYLDRRNDQKLTAFRNKSVLYSRELKPGEQYTWK; from the exons ATGGTGAACTTCGCAGCAGCGATTCGTGAGCACTGGGTCAACATTCTGGTCCCTCTGGGTTTCGTCATCGGGGTTTATCTGGACCGACGGAATGATCAGAAACTCACAGCATTCAGGAACAAGAGTGTTTTATACAGCAG GGAACTGAAGCCAGGCGAGCAGTACACCTGGAAGTGA
- the cpsf2 gene encoding LOW QUALITY PROTEIN: cleavage and polyadenylation specificity factor subunit 2 (The sequence of the model RefSeq protein was modified relative to this genomic sequence to represent the inferred CDS: inserted 1 base in 1 codon) yields MTSIIKLTALSGVQEESALCYLLQVDEFRFLLDCGWDESFSMDIIDSLKRYVHQVDAVLLSHPDHLHLGALPYAVGKLGLNCTIYATXPVYKMGQMFMYDLYQSRHNTEDFTLFTLDDVDSAFDKIQQLKYSQIVNLKGKGHGLSITPLPAGHMIGGTIWKIVKDGEEEIIYAVDFNHKREIHLNGCSLETVSRPSLLITDSFNASYVQPRRKQRDEQLLTNVMETLRGDGNVLIAVDTAGRVLELAQLLDQIWRTKDAGLGVYSLALLNNVSYNVVEFSKSQVEWMSDKLMRCFEDKRNNPFQFRHLSLCHSLADLSRVPSPKVVLCSQPDLESGFSRELFIQWCQDAKNSVILTYRTTPGTLARYLIDNPGEKRMDLEIRKRCRLEGRELEEYLEKEKMKKEAAKKLEQAKEVDLDSSDESDMEDDLEQPVVVKTKHHDLMMKGEGGRKGSFFKQAKKSYPMFPTHEERIKWDEYGEIIRPEEFLVPELQATEEEKSKLESGLTNGDEPMEQDLSDVPTKCTSTTQTLEIRARVSYIDYEGRSDGDSIKKIINQMKPRQLVIVHGPPEASQDLAESCKAFSGKDIKVYMPKLQETVDATSETHIYQVRLKDSLVSSLQFCKAKDTELAWIDGVLDMRVEKVDTGVIAEMGEAKEDTEDGEPAMDVTPDLSTEPSVTANQRAMKTLFGEDDREISEESDVIPTLEPLPAQEVPGHQSVFINEPRLSDFKQVLLREGIQAEFVGGVLVCNNLVAVRRTEAGRICLEGCHCDDYYRIRELLYQQYAVV; encoded by the exons ATGACGTCCATCATCAAGCTGACGGCTCTATCCGGAGTCCAAGAGGAATCGGCTCTGTGTTACCTGTTGCAGGTGGACGAGTTCCGTTTCCTACTGGACTGTGGCTGGGATGAAAGTTTCTCCATGGACATCATAGATTCCCTGAAGCG GTATGTCCATCAGGTGGATGCAGTGCTGCTCTCTCACCCTGATCATCTGCATCTGGGCGCTTTACCGTACGCTGTGGGCAAACTGGGGCTCAACTGCACCATCTACGCCA ATCCCGTCTACAAGATGGGCCAGATGTTCATGTACGATCTCTATCAG TCTCGACACAACACAGAAGATTTCACTCTGTTCACACTGGATGATGTTGATTCAGCTTTTGACAAAATCCAGCAGCTGAAATACTCTCAGATCGTCAACCTAAAAG GAAAAGGTCACGGTCTGTCCATCACCCCACTTCCTGCGGGTCACATGATTGGTGGCACTATCTGGAAAATAGTGAAGGATGGTGAGGAAGAGATCATCTATGCTGTGGATTTCAACCACAAGAGGGAGAT TCATCTTAACGGCTGCTCCCTGGAGACCGTCAGCAGACCGTCTCTCCTCATCACAGACTCCTTCAACGCCTCGTATGTACAGCCTCGCAGGAAACAACGTGACGAGCAACTGCTCA CCAATGTCATGGAGACTCTGCGTGGTGACGGGAACGTGCTGATTGCCGTGGATACGGCAGGAAGAGTGCTGGAGCTGGCTCAGCTCCTGGATCAGATCTGGAGGACCAAAGACGCAGGATTGGGCGTCTACTCGCTCGCCCTGCTCAACAACGTCAGCTACAACGTGGTGGAGTTCTCAAAGTCCCAG GTCGAGTGGATGAGCGATAAACTGATGCGATGCTTCGAGGACAAGCGGAACAACCCTTTCCAGTTCCGCCACCTCTCGCTCTGTCACAGCCTGGCCGATCTGTCCCGCGTGCCCAGCCCGAAGGTGGTTCTGTGCAGTCAGCCCGATCTGGAGTCGGGTTTCTCACGAGAGCTCTTCATACAGTGGTGTCAGGACGCCAAGAACTCAGTCATCCTCACCTACAGGACCACACCAGGAACACTGGCCCGCTACCTCATAGATAACCCGGGGGAGAAGAGGATGGACCTGGAG ATAAGAAAACGCTGCCGACTGGAAGGACGAGAACTAGAGGAATACttggagaaagagaaaatgaagaaagaaGCTGCCAAAAAACTGGAGCAGGCGAAAGA GGTGGACTTAGACTCGAGCGATGAGAGTGATATGGAGGACGATCTGGAGCAGCCGGTGGTGGTGAAGACCAAACATCACGACCTGATGATGAAGGGCGAGGGCGGGAGGAAGGGCAGCTTCTTCAAACAGGCCAAGAAGTCCTACCCCATGTTCCCTACACACGAGGAGCGAATCAAATGGGATGAGTACGGAGAAATCATCAG GCCAGAGGAGTTTCTGGTTCCTGAACTCCAGGCCACTGAAGAGGAGAAGAGCAAACTGGAGTCTGGACTAACCAACGGAGACGAGCCCATGGAGCAAGACCTGTCCGACGTCCCCACCAAATGCACCAGCACTACACAAACACTAGAGATCAG AGCTCGAGTGTCGTACATCGATTACGAGGGCCGTTCTGACGGGGACTCCATTAAGAAGATCATAAACCAGATGAAACCCAGACAGCTAGTCATCGTTCACGGCCCGCCTGAGGCCAGTCAGGACCTGGCTGAGTCCTGCAAGGCCTTCAGCGGGAAGGACATCAAAGTTTACATGCCAAAACTGCAGGAGACGGTGGATGCCACCAGCGAGACCCACATTTACCAG GTCAGGCTGAAGGACTCTCTGGTCAGCTCGCTGCAGTTCTGTAAAGCCAAAGACACAGAGCTGGCCTGGATCGATGGCGTTCTGGACATGCGGGTGGAAAAAGTGGACACGGGTGTCATCGCGGAGATGGGAGAAGCGAAAGAGGACACGGAGGATGGAGAACCGGCCATGGATGTCACACCGGACCTGTCGACTGAGCCCAGTGTCACAGCTAACCAGCGGGCCATGAAGACTCTGTTTGGAGAGGATGACAGGGAGATCTCAGAGGAGAGTGACGTCATACCCACGCTGGAGCCGCTGCCTGCTCAGGAG GTCCCAGGTCATCAGTCTGTGTTCATCAACGAACCTCGACTGTCGGACTTCAAGCAGGTTCTGCTGCGTGAAGGGATCCAGGCGGAGTTTGTGGGCGGAGTTCTGGTGTGTAATAATCTGGTCGCTGTCAGGAGG acGGAAGCGGGCCGCATCTGTCTGGAAGGCTGCCATTGTGATGACTACTACAGGATTCGTGAGCTGTTGTATCAGCAGTACGCTGTAGTTTAG